A single region of the Solwaraspora sp. WMMD406 genome encodes:
- a CDS encoding IclR family transcriptional regulator, with translation MASVTEPGRESGTQALDRALSVLLAFRRDAPERKVSDVSRELGLHKSTASRLFRALADAGFLQRNEETGTYRLGVTVFDLGARFLAGLDMHAVARPLLRQLADEQGESVNLAIRDGLDAISIDLITGSHSLQLVSRLGRRIPLWCSAAGKALLIDLDDEQVRELLADARWTPLTPHTITDIDTFLADLAEVRRRGWALNDEESEEGLRVVAAPVRDRLGVVTASISVSGPIFRLTDDAQVAELAAAAVRTADELSRQLGYGVGDIWGS, from the coding sequence ATGGCATCTGTCACCGAGCCCGGCCGGGAGTCGGGCACCCAGGCGCTCGACCGCGCTCTCAGCGTGCTGCTCGCCTTCCGGCGCGACGCCCCCGAACGCAAGGTCAGTGACGTCAGTCGCGAGCTGGGTCTGCACAAGTCGACCGCCAGCCGACTGTTCCGCGCCCTGGCCGACGCCGGATTCCTGCAGCGCAACGAGGAGACCGGCACGTACCGGCTCGGCGTCACCGTGTTCGACCTGGGTGCCCGATTCCTGGCCGGGCTCGACATGCACGCCGTCGCCCGACCGTTGCTGCGACAACTCGCCGACGAGCAGGGCGAGTCGGTCAACCTGGCGATCCGGGACGGCCTCGACGCCATCTCGATCGACCTGATCACCGGGTCGCACAGCCTGCAACTCGTCTCCCGGCTCGGCCGGCGGATCCCGCTCTGGTGCAGCGCCGCCGGCAAGGCACTGCTGATCGACCTGGACGACGAGCAGGTCCGCGAGCTGCTCGCCGACGCGCGCTGGACTCCGCTGACCCCACACACCATCACCGACATCGACACCTTCCTCGCCGACCTGGCCGAGGTCCGTCGGCGCGGCTGGGCCCTCAACGACGAGGAGAGCGAGGAAGGTCTGCGGGTGGTCGCCGCGCCGGTGCGGGACCGGCTCGGTGTGGTCACCGCCTCGATCAGCGTGTCCGGGCCGATCTTCCGGCTCACCGACGACGCACAGGTGGCCGAACTCGCCGCCGCCGCCGTACGCACCGCTGACGAACTGTCCCGGCAACTCGGCTACGGCGTCGGCGACATCTGGGGCAGCTAG
- a CDS encoding ABC transporter permease: MAIDVRRPPAARSNPVVRRRWFGGRQRQLRVALSVLSVLLGVLVWDLVSRNYTAFFLPSPRLTLTGALELAGNGTLWDSVRASGQRILSGWGLGVLIGVPVGLLMGCSQWLRLMLDPYIQFFRFVPPIAFVTLAIIWLGPGEASKVALIFYTTVFIVALNTLAGVLAVDELKLRAARALGAGPARTLVSVILPATVPYAVTGARLAMGNSFLTIVSAEIVAAQSGLGSLIWTARNYAKTEWVFVGIIALGLLGYLFDWVLRVVARATLRRYGVTF; encoded by the coding sequence ATGGCCATCGACGTACGACGCCCACCGGCGGCCCGGTCGAACCCGGTCGTACGGCGACGCTGGTTCGGCGGCCGACAGCGACAGCTACGGGTCGCGCTGTCCGTGCTGTCGGTCCTGCTCGGGGTACTCGTCTGGGATCTGGTGAGCCGCAACTACACCGCGTTCTTCCTGCCCTCACCCCGGCTGACCCTGACCGGTGCGCTGGAACTGGCCGGCAACGGCACCCTGTGGGACTCGGTCCGCGCGTCGGGCCAACGAATCCTCAGCGGCTGGGGCCTCGGTGTGCTGATCGGTGTCCCGGTCGGCCTGCTGATGGGCTGCAGCCAGTGGCTGCGGCTGATGCTCGACCCGTACATCCAGTTCTTTCGGTTCGTCCCGCCGATCGCCTTCGTCACCCTGGCGATCATCTGGCTCGGACCGGGTGAGGCGTCGAAGGTCGCCCTGATCTTCTACACCACGGTCTTCATCGTCGCGTTGAACACCCTCGCCGGGGTGCTCGCCGTCGACGAACTGAAGCTGCGCGCCGCCCGGGCGCTCGGCGCCGGCCCGGCCCGAACCCTGGTGTCGGTGATCCTGCCGGCCACCGTCCCGTACGCGGTCACCGGCGCGCGGCTGGCGATGGGCAACTCGTTCCTGACGATCGTCTCGGCGGAGATCGTCGCGGCGCAGAGCGGCCTCGGGTCGCTGATCTGGACCGCCCGCAACTATGCCAAGACCGAGTGGGTCTTCGTCGGCATCATCGCTCTCGGCCTGCTCGGCTACCTCTTCGACTGGGTGCTGCGCGTCGTCGCCCGAGCGACGCTGCGCCGATACGGCGTCACCTTCTAG
- a CDS encoding hydantoinase/oxoprolinase family protein — MLCIGVDIGGTFTDVIVHQPRTARLAEAKTLSTPADPAAAILDGLAKLGVSLAGVDRFVHGTTRVTNALLEGAGEPVAVITTEGFRDVLEMGLGHRPRLYSVKEAARPALAPRRMRHTIRERTAADGTIAVPLDVDDLDQVMIEISAGPARAVAVCFLHSYRNPDHERAAAEWIGKRYPALTCSVSSDVVPEHGEYERFATTVLNASVRGPISDYLSGLGDTLAANGYRESLAIMTSSGGVVSTGQAGRLPINLALSGPAGGVAASAYVAGLAGFDNVITCDIGGTSTDVCLIKDGMPLMTNHGTIAGHPNRTFQIEINTIGAGGGSIAWRDVGGELRVGPRSAGSTPGPACYGRGGQEPTTTDAHLLVGHLDPDGPLGGEVTPRLAPARAAVAALAARLDGDLADVALAHGILRLATVKMTSAIKEISVARGHDPRDFVLMPFGGAGPMHATALADELGIVRILVPPVPGNFSALGFVTAQARHDYVRTVLVDADADGLRTVRTLVEDLRDVARDQLTSDDGVEPDQVTFRLTVGMRFRGQSFDLPVPVDDLPDEPADLVAAFHTAYAQRYAYLRTDHPVEIVNCRLTAFGPQPEVRFAAPPDGPAPVPTTTRIYGAAGWTEATVWQRSTLTAGVEITGPAVVRETGSTTVIGPGWRGRVDGHGNLLLERSRR, encoded by the coding sequence ATGCTCTGCATCGGCGTCGACATCGGCGGCACCTTCACCGACGTCATCGTCCACCAGCCGCGGACCGCGCGGCTGGCCGAGGCGAAGACGCTTTCCACCCCGGCCGATCCGGCCGCGGCGATCCTGGACGGGCTGGCGAAGCTCGGGGTGTCGCTGGCGGGCGTCGACCGCTTCGTGCACGGCACCACCCGGGTCACCAACGCCCTGCTGGAAGGGGCCGGCGAACCGGTCGCCGTGATCACCACCGAGGGGTTCCGCGACGTGTTGGAGATGGGTCTCGGGCACCGGCCCCGGCTGTACAGCGTCAAGGAAGCCGCCCGGCCCGCGCTCGCCCCACGCCGGATGCGGCACACCATCCGGGAACGCACCGCCGCCGACGGCACCATCGCCGTACCCCTCGACGTCGACGACCTCGACCAGGTGATGATCGAGATCTCGGCGGGCCCGGCCCGCGCCGTCGCCGTCTGCTTCCTGCACTCCTACCGCAACCCGGACCACGAACGGGCCGCCGCCGAGTGGATCGGCAAACGGTATCCGGCGCTCACCTGCAGCGTCTCTTCCGACGTGGTACCGGAACACGGCGAGTACGAACGATTCGCCACCACCGTACTCAACGCGAGCGTCCGTGGGCCGATCAGTGACTACCTGTCCGGACTCGGCGACACCCTCGCCGCCAACGGCTACCGCGAGTCGTTGGCGATCATGACCAGCAGCGGCGGGGTGGTCTCCACCGGGCAGGCCGGTCGGCTGCCGATCAACCTCGCCCTGTCCGGCCCGGCCGGCGGGGTGGCGGCCAGCGCCTACGTCGCCGGGCTCGCCGGCTTCGACAACGTGATCACCTGCGACATCGGTGGCACCAGTACGGACGTGTGCCTGATCAAGGACGGCATGCCGTTGATGACCAATCACGGCACCATCGCTGGTCACCCGAACCGCACCTTCCAGATCGAGATCAACACCATCGGTGCCGGTGGCGGGTCGATCGCCTGGCGTGACGTCGGCGGTGAGCTGCGGGTCGGCCCGCGCAGCGCCGGTTCGACCCCCGGTCCGGCCTGCTACGGCCGGGGCGGCCAGGAACCCACCACCACCGACGCACACCTGCTGGTCGGACACCTCGATCCGGACGGCCCGCTCGGCGGCGAGGTGACCCCCCGACTCGCACCCGCCCGGGCGGCGGTGGCGGCGCTCGCCGCGCGGCTCGACGGGGACCTGGCCGACGTCGCGCTCGCCCACGGCATCCTGCGGTTGGCGACGGTCAAGATGACCAGCGCCATCAAGGAGATCTCGGTGGCCCGAGGCCACGATCCCCGCGACTTCGTCCTCATGCCCTTCGGCGGTGCCGGTCCGATGCACGCCACCGCGCTCGCCGACGAGCTGGGCATCGTCCGGATCCTCGTCCCACCGGTACCCGGCAACTTCTCGGCCCTCGGCTTCGTCACCGCCCAGGCCCGTCACGACTACGTCCGCACCGTGCTGGTCGACGCCGACGCCGACGGCCTGCGCACCGTACGGACGCTCGTCGAGGACCTGCGCGACGTCGCGCGGGACCAGCTCACGTCCGACGACGGCGTCGAGCCCGACCAGGTCACTTTCCGGCTGACCGTCGGTATGCGCTTCCGAGGACAGAGCTTCGACCTTCCGGTACCCGTCGACGACCTGCCCGACGAACCCGCCGACCTGGTAGCCGCGTTCCACACCGCCTACGCGCAGCGGTACGCCTACCTGCGCACGGACCACCCGGTCGAGATCGTCAACTGCCGGCTGACGGCGTTCGGGCCACAACCCGAGGTGAGGTTCGCCGCCCCACCGGACGGCCCGGCGCCCGTCCCGACCACGACCAGGATCTACGGCGCGGCGGGCTGGACCGAGGCGACGGTGTGGCAACGCTCCACGTTGACAGCCGGCGTCGAGATCACCGGCCCGGCCGTGGTACGGGAAACCGGCAGCACCACGGTGATCGGCCCCGGCTGGCGCGGCCGGGTCGACGGGCACGGCAACCTGCTGCTGGAGCGGAGCCGACGATGA
- the purB gene encoding adenylosuccinate lyase, with protein MNPLNSCFLDSLTVTSFFGNAEMRAVFNDRQLMQSWLDVEATLAQAQAELGIIPSVAAETITEAARVERLDLAAVSADAADTVHPLVPLIRALTRAAGTDAGRYVHLGATTQDVMDTGFVLRARAGLDIVGGQLDELVRVLRRHALRHRDTVMAARTHGQQALPTTFGLRAAVWQTELQRHRERLAQLRPRLLVTSMGGAAGTMAGYGPRAFELERAVAARLGLGVAPTPWHATPDRLVECLTLLGLIAASAEKLAREVYFLGRTEIGEAHEPQRDSQVGSSTMPHKRNPIRCEAVIAAASTLRAQVPLAIQTMVAQDDRDMGVGMTLWKLLPECFILIGGALQRLTEVFTGLRVDPARMRANLAATGGLVLSEAVMLRLAGPLGREPAHHLVMGIVRDSLDTGRSFGDLLRADRQVTAVLSHAELDNLLDPLSYVGHAAALVDRALLTSEAT; from the coding sequence ATGAATCCGCTGAACTCGTGCTTCCTCGATTCGCTCACCGTGACCAGCTTCTTCGGCAACGCCGAGATGCGGGCGGTCTTCAACGACCGGCAGCTGATGCAGTCCTGGCTCGACGTCGAGGCGACGCTGGCCCAGGCCCAGGCGGAGCTGGGGATCATCCCGAGCGTCGCCGCCGAGACGATCACCGAAGCGGCCCGGGTCGAGCGTCTGGATTTGGCGGCGGTGTCGGCCGACGCCGCCGACACCGTCCATCCCCTGGTGCCGTTGATCCGGGCGTTGACCAGGGCCGCCGGTACGGACGCCGGCCGGTACGTCCACCTCGGCGCCACCACCCAGGACGTGATGGACACCGGGTTCGTCCTGCGTGCCCGCGCCGGGCTGGACATCGTCGGCGGACAACTCGACGAACTCGTCCGGGTGCTGCGCAGGCACGCCCTGCGGCACCGCGACACGGTGATGGCCGCCCGTACCCACGGCCAGCAGGCGCTGCCGACCACGTTCGGGCTGCGCGCCGCCGTGTGGCAGACCGAACTGCAGCGGCACCGGGAACGGCTCGCCCAGCTCAGACCACGACTGCTGGTGACAAGCATGGGCGGGGCCGCCGGCACCATGGCCGGCTACGGGCCCCGTGCCTTCGAGCTGGAACGGGCGGTCGCCGCGCGGCTGGGCCTCGGCGTGGCACCGACTCCCTGGCACGCGACCCCCGACCGCCTCGTCGAATGCCTGACCCTGCTCGGCCTGATCGCCGCCAGCGCGGAGAAGCTCGCCCGCGAGGTGTACTTCCTCGGCCGTACCGAGATCGGCGAGGCGCACGAACCCCAGCGCGACAGCCAGGTCGGCAGCAGCACCATGCCGCACAAACGCAATCCGATCCGATGCGAGGCCGTCATCGCCGCGGCGAGCACCTTGCGGGCCCAGGTGCCGTTGGCGATCCAGACCATGGTCGCCCAGGACGACCGGGACATGGGGGTCGGGATGACCCTGTGGAAGCTGCTGCCGGAGTGCTTCATCCTGATCGGCGGTGCGCTGCAGCGGCTCACCGAGGTCTTCACCGGCCTGCGCGTCGACCCGGCCCGGATGCGCGCCAACCTCGCGGCGACCGGCGGCCTGGTGCTGTCCGAAGCCGTGATGCTGCGACTGGCCGGCCCGCTGGGTCGCGAGCCGGCCCACCACCTGGTGATGGGCATCGTGCGGGACAGCCTCGACACCGGCCGCTCCTTCGGCGACCTGCTGCGCGCCGACCGGCAGGTGACGGCGGTGCTGTCCCACGCCGAACTGGACAACCTGCTGGATCCGCTGAGCTACGTCGGCCATGCCGCGGCGCTGGTGGACCGTGCCCTGCTGACCTCGGAGGCGACTTGA
- a CDS encoding class I adenylate-forming enzyme family protein yields the protein MTAPAPGAFDAALLDQAARQPHRPLFTFAGHDTVDRAEYAELAGRAAAVLAAVGVGRGDRIAVWAENSLAWLLLLAAAAWRGATLITLHPGLTEPEVTAALRRSGARRVFAADRIRDRDAYQIAVRAAAVPVTRLAGDLGRGALAAEPGWSDPPPAPAARPDEPLNVQFTSGSTGLPKLVVLTGRNLTANAAWTAQAAGLVADDRIAGPLPFAHAAGLSSGAVLAVVTGAQLVSAPRFQPDVVFDGIQRHRCTVIQFVPTMATMLIDRLAERPGRWDVSSLRRGFLGGATCPPALRDRVKRELGLRRLVVVYGQTEAGPTISVDPDDDTCRPAGTTVGRVLPQLRARVVTPGGGLPVPAGAEGELQVRGESVTVGYLDDEVATREAINPDGWLRTGDLARLATDGTVTLTGRVRELIIRGGENVSPAEVESVLLEQAGVSQACVVGVASPRWGEEVGAALVAAAGAELSTDQLAEAAAARLTRYKTPTRWRVVDRLPLLPSGKVDRLAVASLLAGESG from the coding sequence ATGACGGCACCCGCCCCGGGCGCCTTCGACGCCGCCCTGCTCGACCAGGCGGCCCGGCAGCCCCACCGGCCGTTGTTCACCTTCGCCGGGCACGACACCGTCGACCGCGCCGAGTACGCCGAACTCGCCGGGCGGGCCGCCGCCGTGCTGGCCGCCGTCGGCGTCGGCCGGGGAGACCGGATCGCGGTGTGGGCCGAGAACAGCCTGGCCTGGTTGCTGCTGCTGGCCGCCGCCGCGTGGCGGGGCGCCACCCTGATCACCCTGCACCCCGGACTGACCGAGCCCGAGGTCACCGCCGCACTGCGCCGCAGCGGCGCGCGCCGGGTGTTCGCCGCCGACCGGATCCGCGACCGGGACGCATACCAGATCGCGGTACGGGCCGCCGCGGTGCCGGTGACCCGGCTGGCCGGCGATCTCGGGCGTGGCGCGCTCGCGGCCGAACCCGGCTGGTCGGATCCGCCTCCCGCCCCGGCGGCCCGCCCCGACGAACCGCTCAACGTCCAGTTCACCTCCGGCTCGACCGGCCTTCCGAAACTCGTCGTCCTCACCGGGCGCAACCTGACCGCGAACGCGGCCTGGACCGCGCAGGCCGCCGGCCTCGTCGCCGACGACCGGATCGCCGGCCCGCTGCCGTTCGCGCACGCGGCCGGTCTGAGCAGCGGCGCGGTCCTGGCCGTCGTCACCGGCGCCCAGCTGGTCTCGGCTCCCCGGTTCCAACCCGACGTGGTGTTCGACGGGATCCAGCGGCACCGCTGCACCGTCATCCAGTTCGTGCCGACCATGGCGACGATGCTGATCGACCGGCTTGCCGAGCGACCCGGTCGGTGGGACGTCAGCAGCCTGCGTCGGGGATTCCTCGGCGGTGCCACCTGCCCGCCGGCGCTGCGCGACCGGGTCAAGCGGGAACTCGGCCTGCGTCGGCTGGTGGTGGTCTACGGCCAGACCGAAGCCGGACCGACGATCAGCGTCGATCCCGACGACGACACCTGCCGACCCGCCGGAACCACCGTCGGGCGGGTGCTCCCACAGTTGCGGGCCCGAGTGGTCACGCCGGGCGGCGGTCTGCCAGTGCCCGCTGGAGCCGAGGGCGAACTGCAGGTACGCGGTGAATCGGTGACCGTCGGCTATCTCGACGACGAGGTCGCCACTCGGGAGGCGATCAACCCCGACGGCTGGTTGCGGACCGGCGATCTCGCCCGGTTGGCGACGGACGGCACCGTCACCCTGACCGGCCGGGTACGCGAGCTGATCATCCGGGGTGGCGAGAACGTCAGCCCGGCCGAGGTGGAGTCCGTACTGCTGGAGCAGGCCGGGGTCAGCCAGGCCTGCGTGGTGGGGGTGGCGTCGCCACGTTGGGGCGAGGAAGTCGGCGCGGCGCTGGTCGCGGCGGCCGGCGCGGAACTGTCCACCGACCAGCTGGCCGAAGCCGCCGCCGCCAGGCTGACCCGCTACAAGACCCCCACCCGGTGGCGGGTCGTCGACCGGCTGCCACTGCTGCCGTCCGGCAAAGTCGACCGGCTCGCCGTGGCGAGCCTGCTCGCCGGGGAGTCCGGATGA
- a CDS encoding thiamine pyrophosphate-binding protein, translating into MKVYQAIADALVEQGVDTVFGLLGDANMFLVADLVRRHGVRFVAARDENAAVMMADGWARATGRCAVATVTQGPGLAVAGPALTIARQAGTPLVLLAGDTPTADPLHVQNFEQQPFALATAGTFVPVRSPATVSRDVTIAFRDANRLPGPVVLNAAMDLQDLDAGPADAGDVSRPGVDQLGAVVPPRPPAAVAPDPDALAALADRIRAARRPVLLAGRGAEHAAAELVELADRAGAVLTTSLMAAGLFTGHPYYLGVAGGLARPLTRRLLGRADLVLTVGAGLNRWTTDHGRLFPLAEVYSVDQDGAAIGARWPVAGGVVGDARIAAAALTSLLPAEPPARDDWRSPRLATAIREADPFDRLPPARAGADGVDPRRLMAICARRLPPARTTVVGVGHFGGWPNLYLDSPAVDRALIAPWEFGSIGVGLPYAIGAAVGRPERPVVAFEGDGSLLTALGELDTLARLAVPVLVMILDDSAYGAEVRKLRPRGADVRLARFPSRDLAAVATALGVPALRARDEAEVEAALDQLLPVTGPALVQVRIDPDVVQTHF; encoded by the coding sequence GTGAAGGTCTACCAGGCGATCGCCGATGCGCTGGTCGAGCAGGGTGTCGACACCGTGTTCGGGCTGCTCGGCGACGCCAACATGTTCCTGGTCGCCGACCTGGTGCGGCGACACGGCGTACGGTTCGTCGCGGCCCGCGACGAGAACGCCGCCGTGATGATGGCCGACGGCTGGGCCCGGGCCACCGGCCGCTGCGCCGTCGCCACGGTCACCCAGGGGCCCGGACTGGCGGTGGCCGGCCCGGCGTTGACCATCGCCCGGCAGGCCGGGACACCGCTGGTCCTGCTCGCCGGGGACACCCCGACGGCCGACCCGCTGCATGTGCAGAACTTCGAGCAGCAGCCGTTCGCGCTCGCGACCGCCGGTACGTTCGTGCCGGTCCGCTCGCCGGCCACCGTCAGCCGCGACGTGACCATCGCCTTTCGGGACGCGAACCGGCTGCCCGGCCCGGTGGTGCTCAACGCCGCGATGGACCTGCAGGACCTCGACGCCGGGCCGGCTGACGCCGGAGACGTCAGCCGGCCCGGCGTCGACCAGCTGGGTGCCGTCGTACCGCCCCGGCCGCCGGCTGCCGTCGCGCCCGATCCGGACGCGCTGGCGGCCTTGGCCGACCGGATCCGCGCCGCCCGCCGTCCGGTGCTGCTGGCCGGACGCGGTGCCGAGCACGCCGCCGCCGAGCTGGTCGAACTGGCTGACCGCGCCGGCGCCGTGCTGACCACCAGCCTGATGGCGGCCGGCCTGTTCACGGGCCACCCGTACTACCTGGGGGTGGCCGGTGGCCTGGCTCGCCCGCTGACCCGGCGACTGCTCGGTCGGGCCGATCTGGTGCTGACCGTCGGCGCCGGCCTCAATCGGTGGACCACCGACCACGGACGGCTGTTTCCCCTGGCCGAGGTGTACAGCGTCGATCAGGACGGCGCGGCGATCGGTGCCCGGTGGCCGGTGGCCGGTGGGGTGGTCGGCGACGCCCGGATCGCGGCGGCCGCGCTCACCTCGTTACTACCGGCCGAGCCGCCGGCCCGCGACGACTGGCGGTCACCGCGCCTGGCCACGGCGATCCGCGAGGCGGATCCGTTCGACCGACTACCACCGGCGCGGGCCGGTGCCGACGGCGTCGACCCCCGACGGCTGATGGCGATCTGCGCCCGCCGGCTGCCCCCGGCACGCACCACCGTGGTCGGCGTCGGCCACTTCGGGGGGTGGCCGAACCTCTACCTGGATTCCCCGGCCGTGGACCGGGCGCTGATCGCCCCGTGGGAGTTCGGCAGCATCGGCGTCGGGCTGCCGTACGCGATCGGCGCGGCAGTCGGCCGTCCCGAACGACCGGTCGTCGCCTTCGAAGGTGACGGCAGCCTGCTGACCGCGCTCGGTGAGCTGGACACGCTGGCACGACTGGCGGTACCGGTCCTGGTGATGATCCTGGACGATTCGGCGTACGGCGCGGAGGTGCGCAAACTACGTCCGCGCGGCGCGGACGTGCGACTGGCGCGGTTCCCGTCGCGGGATCTGGCCGCTGTGGCCACCGCGTTGGGGGTGCCGGCGCTGCGGGCCCGGGACGAGGCGGAGGTCGAGGCGGCACTCGACCAACTGCTGCCGGTGACCGGGCCGGCTCTGGTGCAGGTGAGGATCGATCCGGATGTCGTACAGACGCATTTCTGA
- a CDS encoding enoyl-CoA hydratase/isomerase family protein has translation MTPSVTLHRDGRLATVTLRRPDRRNSFDLAMLARFEEVLHLLGQDTDTDVVVLTGAGSAFCAGTDLDELATLDVATTMAVQRRTADLVERWYRLEQTTVTVFNGPAIGSGAVLGLASDLRVAADSCFFSFPEVTFGIPLTWSGMAILADLVGADRAKRWLLLGERIEPARLRALELVTDVVPVDQLDAARAALSDRLLSVSPVGRSMTKRAARLAGPRFEAAAADSYLGALSVALRPPGDYPKGTAR, from the coding sequence TTGACCCCCTCGGTGACCTTGCACCGCGACGGCCGACTGGCCACCGTCACCCTGCGTCGACCCGACCGGCGCAACAGCTTCGACCTGGCCATGCTCGCCCGCTTCGAGGAGGTGCTGCATCTGCTCGGCCAGGACACCGACACCGACGTGGTGGTCCTCACCGGCGCGGGCAGCGCGTTCTGCGCCGGGACCGACCTGGACGAACTGGCCACCCTGGACGTCGCCACCACGATGGCGGTGCAGCGTCGGACGGCCGACCTGGTGGAGCGGTGGTACCGGCTGGAGCAGACCACCGTGACCGTGTTCAACGGACCCGCGATCGGTTCCGGCGCGGTCCTCGGCCTCGCCAGTGACCTGCGGGTCGCCGCCGACAGCTGCTTCTTCAGCTTTCCGGAGGTGACCTTCGGGATTCCGTTGACGTGGAGCGGGATGGCCATCCTGGCCGACCTGGTCGGCGCGGACCGGGCCAAACGGTGGCTGCTGCTCGGGGAGCGGATCGAACCGGCGCGGCTGCGCGCGCTCGAACTGGTGACCGACGTGGTCCCGGTCGACCAGCTCGACGCCGCCCGGGCCGCGTTGTCGGACCGGCTGCTGTCGGTGTCGCCGGTGGGCCGGTCGATGACCAAACGCGCGGCTCGGCTGGCCGGGCCCCGGTTCGAAGCGGCCGCCGCCGACTCCTACCTGGGAGCGCTCAGCGTCGCGCTGCGCCCACCCGGCGACTATCCGAAGGGGACAGCCCGGTGA